One segment of Cydia pomonella isolate Wapato2018A unplaced genomic scaffold, ilCydPomo1 PGA_scaffold_30, whole genome shotgun sequence DNA contains the following:
- the LOC133533993 gene encoding uncharacterized protein LOC133533993, producing the protein MCRFVQLESFISEYDLLKNKRQLSANNKLLQLNPFYNTNDKLLRVGGRLCNSFYDYDTKHPILLDSKHHLATLIFRHYHTMFLHAPPQLLLAILRHKFWFINGRNLARKIVENCIRCRRYAGKSIQPIMGNLPSPRLHTDYVFANTACDYAGPIMILNRRGRGSRLIKSYLCIFVCLAVKAVHIELVTDLSSNTFLSALDRFIARRGKPQNIFSDNGTCFTGACNELSKFLKSNSNYISSKASKLFINFKFSPAYSPHFNGLAEGSVKSVKYHLKRVLGLAHLTYEDLNSVLTSIEATLNSRPLTPLSSDPSDLTALTPAHFLIGRTLTMLPSPQSSDPAAIPTLSRYMRIQQLKAHFWSRYYIEYITELQKRQKWRKQGQQLQLGEMVLVKDDRLPPNRWLLGRVTRLYPGSDGVTRVADVHTTSGTLRRTFNRLCPLPVIDTNFVPEAATC; encoded by the coding sequence ATGTGCAGATTCGTTCAGCTTGAAAGTTTTATCTCAgaatatgacttattaaaaaacaaaaggcaATTGTCTGCCAATAATAAATTGCTACAATTGAACCCATTTTATAACACAAATGATAAACTGTTACGAGTAGGTGGCAGGCTCTGTAACTcattttatgattatgacactaAACACCCAATATTGCTTGATTCAAAGCATCATTTAGCCACTTTAATATTTAGACACTATCATACTATGTTTTTACATGCACCTCCGCAACTATTACTTGCAATATTGCGTCACAAATTCTGGTTTATCAATGGTCGTAACCTGGCGAGAAAAATCGTTGAAAATTGCATTAGATGTCGTCGTTATGCAGGCAAGAGCATTCAACCCATAATGGGCAATCTTCCTTCACCAAGGCTACATACTGACTATGTTTTTGCTAATACCGCGTGTGACTACGCCGGACCAATCATGATACTGAACCGAAGAGGTCGAGGCAGTAGACTGATAAAGTCGTACCTCTGCATATTTGTTTGTCTGGCCGTAAAAGCAGTTCACATAGAACTTGTCACCGATTTAAGTAGTAACACTTTCCTCTCAGCACTAGATCGATTCATCGCCCGCAGAGGAAAGCCTCAAAATATTTTCTCAGACAATGGGACTTGCTTCACAGGCGCATGTAATGAGTTGTCTAAATTCTTAAAATCAAACAGTAACTACATCAGCTCAAAAGCATCTAAGTTGTTCATAAACTTCAAATTTTCACCAGCATATAGTCCACACTTTAATGGATTGgccgagggttccgtaaaatCTGTAAAATACCACCTAAAAAGGGTCTTAGGTTTAGCCCACTTAACATATGAAGATTTAAATTCAGTTCTCACTTCCATCGAGGCTACCCTTAATTCTAGGCCTCTCACCCCATTATCATCCGACCCTTCAGACCTTACAGCACTCACCCCCGCTCACTTCTTAATCGGACGAACGCTAACGATGTTGCCTTCTCCTCAGAGCTCTGACCCTGCGGCGATACCTACTCTCTCACGATATATGAGGATTCAACAATTAAAAGCCCATTTCTGGTCCCGATATTATATAGAATATATTACAGAGCTCCAGAAACGACAGAAATGGCGCAAGCAAGGCCAGCAACTCCAATTAGGAGAGATGGTGCTGGTGAAAGATGACCGGCTGCCTCCCAACCGATGGCTGCTAGGGCGCGTGACGCGCCTCTACCCCGGCTCCGACGGCGTGACCCGCGTCGCCGACGTACACACCACCTCGGGGACTCTTCGACGAACCTTCAACCGACTGTGCCCGCTACCAGTCATAGACACGAACTTCGTTCCTGAGGCCGCAACATGTTAA
- the LOC133533992 gene encoding uncharacterized protein LOC133533992: protein MVDIKPLIKRRASFKAKLTLFESHLTTVESCDRLSRLQISELNHRLSKIEEIYSEFDSVQCDIENELEIPDEQYKEREAFESKYFGLVARARELLAAAAPAPGASAGGHGSETGSCVTAIGGGTKLKLPTIDMPSFSGHYHDWLEFRDTFSSLIHSNNSIPNINKFHYLRAALKGSAAVVIQSLDFSSDNYTSAWELLCDRYNNKRSLVNNHFQAIFDIEQLSKESSRSIRNLIDTINKNLRALKSLDLPTEHWDVLIIQIISSKLDTTTHRKWESYRNKLKELPTLQMFNDFLKDRADLLESTEISNIKRRSSDTMHSRQKALTANTYSPTTSRKYACPFCNQDHALYLCPKFKTLKLQARVDKAKALKVCLNCLRVGHNEKTCRLNSCRTCGLQRNSLLHEHTTPAPSPSSNDVALHSLPQPDDDEQLSSPVQEISMSAVNNNSMLLSTVLIQVTDHSGKKQTIRALLDNGSTASYVTESLCAKLNLPTSSAPTIVDGLNYQTSRLSKSCDVLISSLLNDYHEKVPCLVASRITQPLPVSRIDRTTLNIPPHIRLADPTFDVPAPVDMLLGSGIFWSVLGTHKIPLGKNKPTLWETKLGFLVTVSSEQNLPSKFNTVHCNHNINLHLQHYDKQLNDQIS from the coding sequence atggttgataTCAAACCTTTAATTAAAAGGCGTGCCTCATTCAAAGCTAAGCTTACGCTGTTTGAAAGCCATCTAACAACTGTCGAAAGTTGTGATCGCTTGAGTAGATTGCAAATTTCTGAATTAAATCACCGTTTAtcaaaaattgaagaaatatattCAGAATTTGACTCCGTTCAGTGTGATATAGAGAACGAATTGGAAATTCCAGATGAGCAGTATAAAGAACGCGAGGCTTTCGAGAGCAAGTACTTCGGGCTCGTCGCGCGCGCGCGCGAGCTGCTGGCGgcggccgcgccggcgccgggcgCCTCTGCGGGCGGCCACGGCTCGGAGACAGGTTCTTGTGTTACTGCGATTGGAGGTGGGACAAAACTTAAACTTCCTACTATAGATATGCCTAGCTTCTCGGGCCATTATCATGACTGGTTGGAGTTCCGTGACACATTTAGTAGTCTCATACATTCAAATAATTCAATTCCAAACATTAATAAATTTCATTACTTGCGCGCCGCGCTAAAGGGTAGTGCCGCGGTGGTGATTCAATCTTTAGATTTTTCCAGCGATAATTATACATCAGCTTGGGAACTACTTTGCGatcgttataataataaaagatcTTTAGTGAACAACCATTTTCAGGCAATTTTTGACATAGAACAATTGTCAAAAGAATCGTCTAGATCAATAAGAAACCTTATTGACacgataaataaaaacttaagagCACTCAAATCACTTGATCTCCCTACTGAGCATTGGGATGTTCTCataattcaaataatatcaagCAAATTAGATACAACTACACATCGTAAATGGGAATCGTATAGGAATAAATTAAAGGAGCTCCCTACACTTCAAATGTTTAACGATTTTCTTAAAGATCGGGCTGACTTACTAGAATCAACTGAAATCTCTAATATAAAACGTCGGTCTAGCGACACTATGCACAGTCGACAGAAGGCGTTGACAGCTAATACTTATTCCCCCACTACTTCTCGCAAGTATGCTTGTCCGTTTTGCAATCAAGACCACGCACTGTATCTATGTCCTaagtttaaaacattaaaattacaagCTCGCGTTGATAAAGCTAAGGCACTCAAGGTTTGCTTAAACTGTTTACGCGTGGGCCACAATGAAAAAACGTGTAGGCTGAATTCGTGTCGCACATGTGGATTACAGCGCAATAGTCTGTTGCATGAACATACAACTCCTGCGCCTTCGCCTTCGTCAAATGACGTCGCGCTGCATTCTTTGCCGCAGCCTGACGACGATGAACAATTGTCTAGTCCAGTTCAAGAAATTTCTATGTCAGccgtaaataataatagcatgcTACTGTCAACGGTCTTAATTCAAGTGACAGACCACAGTggtaaaaaacaaacaatacgAGCGTTACTCGATAATGGTTCAACCGCGAGTTACGTTACTGAAAGTTTATGCGCAAAATTAAACTTACCTACTTCTTCAGCTCCGACAATAGTCGACGGATTAAATTATCAAACATCACGTTTGTCAAAAAGTTGCGACGTACTTATATCGTCATTACTCAATGATTATCATGAAAAGGTGCCCTGTTTAGTAGCATCACGTATAACTCAACCGTTGCCAGTGTCTCGAATTGACCGTACAACGTTAAACATACCGCCACACATTAGGTTGGCAGATCCCACATTTGATGTACCTGCTCCAGTAGACATGCTACTTGGATCAGGAATATTTTGGTCAGTACTTGGTACTCATAAAATTCCattaggtaaaaataaaccaaCTTTATGGGAAACCAAATTGGGTTTCTTAGTTACAGTTTCATCAGAACAAAACTTACCATCAAAATTTAATACAGTCCATTGCAACCATAACATTAATTTACACTTACAACATTATGATAAACAATTAAATGATCAAATTTCTTAA
- the LOC133533966 gene encoding uncharacterized protein LOC133533966 yields MEKFDLKTAVHLLPVMTGEEDITKKLIDSIELYKSMLDQDSISKLVNFVLKTRLSESAKLRMAQSYTNCESLISDLKNNFLTKKSSTAIHSNLMEAKQHSLSIDEFGTKIEQLFVDLTVSQADGDQNAYKVLKTVNEKLAIKRFTDGLRNPNLGLILSARNLPTLNDAIQAAKDEEISSTRGIDEPSIFVNQRGFPGQSYHPRAGRGFYSPRRGMTSNMDMRYSYDKNRALRGTYAQNNIGRGLSNPSRGFYRGRSGYSFNRGYSRQPNIYVAEEQETQPSTSNNDNRETQNTSENPSYDFFRP; encoded by the coding sequence ATGGAGAAATTCGACCTCAAAACTGCGGTCCACCTCTTACCTGTAATGACGGGAGAGGAAGATATTACAAAAAAGCTAATTGATTCTATCGAATTATACAAATCAATGTTAGATCAGGACAGTATTTCTAAGTTAGTTAATTTCGTACTTAAAACACGGTTATCCGAAAGTGCTAAATTGCGAATGGCACAATCATACACAAATTGCGAATCGCTTATTTCagaccttaaaaataatttcctgACCAAAAAGTCAAGCACAGCTATACACAGTAATTTGATGGAAGCAAAGCAGCATTCACTTTCTATTGATGAATTTGGTACAAAAATTGAGCAATTATTTGTCGATTTAACGGTTTCTCAAGCTGACGGTGATCAAAATGCGTATAAGGTACTGAAAACCGTCAACGAAAAGTTGGCAATAAAAAGGTTCACCGATGGGTTGCGGAACCCAAACTTAGGGCTCATACTCTCAGCTAGGAACCTTCCAACATTAAACGACGCAATTCAGGCCGCAAAGGACGAGGAGATATCGTCCACAAGAGGTATCGACGAGCCTTCAATCTTCGTCAATCAAAGAGGTTTTCCAGGTCAATCGTACCACCCACGCGCAGGCCGTGGTTTTTACAGCCCGCGTAGGGGAATGACCAGCAATATGGACATGCGGTATTCGTACGACAAGAACCGGGCCTTGCGAGGTACGTACGCTCAGAATAATATTGGTCGCGGGTTAAGTAATCCGAGCCGAGGATTCTATAGAGGCAGATCCGGTTACTCATTTAACCGGGGGTATAGTAGGCAGCCAAACATATATGTAGCAGAGGAGCAGGAAACCCAACCTTCGACATCTAATAATGACAATCGGGAAACTCAAAATACATCTGAAAACccgagttacgatttttttcgtCCCTAA